From a single Tursiops truncatus isolate mTurTru1 chromosome 20, mTurTru1.mat.Y, whole genome shotgun sequence genomic region:
- the PIK3R6 gene encoding phosphoinositide 3-kinase regulatory subunit 6 isoform X4, producing MRRPGGGRRPGSLRNCSRSGRRQSKGIKPEVGGQGRTRSRRALQVMLRNLAILLKVWRLQAPVRARLRHQVVPGWRPPWAGLWTAELQLSQEPALCRKTSTLLSILLPETVTPSSHLPQAPMESSDVDPDLQRSVHAVLRELSAPAPALPSNQGMWRWSLHKKVERDPGKSPALVRILLRELEKAESEDARHVIIPLLHTLMYVLTKATGITEELHRRTYAFCTRLLTLPAPYCTIALDCAIRLKTETAVPGTLYQRLVIAEQNLRSELYPYRERVFLFVDPELVSPSVCSALLLEIEAAQGQQTPEACMRHVVSHALQAALGEACEAGVLQRKLQTSSPRALEHYFHAVVAAVEQMASEPSPSREGHLERLEEIYCSLLGPAAAARGRCGACPSGEPPQDRLPSIPLPSPHITFHLWTNEEQLWKELVLFLRPRSQLRLSADLEALDLQGLLPDWELARASMLSTDSGIERDLPWGADEPPTPGSPEVEQARLKRKGGIKKRVWPPDILMPGSWDGPPGLHQRTGRPSGDRGLLPGVSRLHTARVLVLGDDRMLGRLARAYHSLRKRETQKFCLTPRLSLQLYYIPVLASEKPTASRRSELGEVAAFLGRADPWYESIVNTLCPAIHKLAEMPLSLDTSQPVDPFILDAITYYVRMGTQPIYFQIYAVKIFLSDLSQDPAEDIFLTELKVKIQDSKFPGESLSPRRRGVAEGPGAELSVRYQKALLSHRTREVTVSLRATGLVLKALPAGDTEGEGLGTQSRDREGHARESRGAEERGRRERRRAEPGEGASLPVPGITERGRTPTRAGPGAGRQAARARTRLAFRLVSIEQRWVMLLPPDEPELEGGGTTRRGVRGLVCSCHSEHAQWLQRNFFPLETGTGEGERKDLVSGPTHCPPTAAPETDHTCLNISVTEVVKTSNLAGRSFSTVTNTFRSANVQIQSQDQRLLTLLLDKDSCRAYRDVASHD from the exons AaccagctctttgcaggaaaacAAGCACCTTACTTTCCATTCTGCTGCCTGAGACAGTCACACCCTCCTCACACTTACCCCAGGCCCCCATGGAGAGCTCAG ATGTGGATCCGGACCTCCAGCGGAGCGTGCACGCTGTGCTCCGAGAGCTCAGTGCCCCGGCCCCCGCCCTGCCGAGCAACCAAG GCATGTGGAGATGGTCCCTGCACAAGAAGGTCGAGCGGGATCCTGGTAAGAGTCCGGCACTGGTCCGCATACTGCTCAGAGAACTGGAGAAG GCAGAAAGTGAGGACGCCCGGCATGTCATCATTCCCTTGCTGCACACGCTAATGTACGTGCTCACTAAG GCCACGGGCATCACAGAGGAGCTCCACCGGAGAACCTACGCCTTCTGCACGAGGTTGCTGACCCTGCCCGCCCCCTACTGCACCATCGCCCTGGACTGCGCCATAAGGCTGAAAACGGAGACGGCCGTCCCAG GGACACTGTACCAGAGGCTGGTCATTGCCGAGCAGAACCTGAGGAGTGAGCTGTACCCCTACCGGGAGAG AGTGTTCCTCTTCGTGGATCCTGAGCTGGTGTCTCCCTCCGTGTGCAGTGCCCTGCTGCTGGAGATTGAGGCGGCCCAGGGGCAGCAGACACCAGAGGCCTGCATGCGCCACGTGGTCTCCCACGCCCTGCAGGCGGCGCTGGGGGAGGCCTGCGAGGCAGGTGTGCTGCAAAGGAAGCTTCAG ACCAGCTCCCCCCGCGCCCTGGAGCACTATTTCCACGCCGTGGTGGCAGCCGTGGAGCAGATGGCCAGCGAGCCCAGCCCGAGCCGGGAGGGCCACCTGGAGAGGCTGGAGGAGATTTACTGCTCGCTGCTGGGGCCGGCGGCCGCCGCCAGGGGACGCTGCGGCG CCTGTCCTTCAGGTGAGCCCCCCCAGGACCGGCTTCCAAGcatccctctgcccagcccccatATCACCTTCCACCTGTGGACCAATGAGGAACAGCTCT GGAAGGAACTGGTTCTCTTCCTGCGCCCGCGATCCCAGCTGCGCCTCAGTGCAGACTTGGAAGCCTTGGATCTGCAGGGCCTCCTGCCAGACTGGGAGTTGGCCCGGGCGTCCATGCTGTCCACCGACAGCGGCATCGAGCGGGACCTTCCGTGGGGGGCCGACGAGCCGCCCACACCTGGCAGCCCCGAGGTGGAGCAAGCCAGGCTGAAGCGCAAAGGGGGCATCAAGAAGCGGGTGTGGCCCCCGGACATCCTGATGCCCGGCAGCTGGGATGGGCCCCCGGGGCTGCACCAGAGGACTGGCAGGCCCAGCGGGGATAGGGGGCTGCTGCCTGGGGTCTCCCGGCTGCACACGGCCCGGGTGCTGGTGCTAGGGGACGACCGGATGCTGGGGCGTCTGGCCCGGGCCTACCACAGCCTCAG GAAACGAGAGACCCAGAAGTTCTGCCTCACCCCCAGACTCAGCCTGCAGCTCTACTACATCCCTGTGCTGGCATCTGAG AAGCCCACAGCATCCAGGCGTTCGGAGCTCGGAGAGGTGGCTGCGTTCCTGGGCCGCGCAGACCCGTGGTATGAGAGCATCGTCAACACCCTGTGCCCCGCCATCCACAAGCTGGCAGAGATG CCTCTCTCCCTGGACACGTCCCAGCCCGTAGACCCCTTCATCCTGGATGCCATCACCTACTATGTTCGCATGGGCACCCAACCCATCTATTTCCAGATCTACGCAGTCAAG ATCTTCCTCAGTGACCTGAGCCAGGACCCTGCAGAGGACATCTTCCTCACCGAGCTCAAAGTCAAGATCCAGGACTCCAAGTTCCCCGGAG AGAGCCTTTCACCCCGGAGGAGGGGTGTGGCCGAGGGTCCAGGGGCTGAGCTCTCTGTTCGCTACCAGAAG gccctgctcaGCCACCGCACCCGAGAGGTCACCGTCTCCCTGCGGGCCACCGGGCTGGTCCTAAAGGCCCTTCCAGCCGGTGACACTGAAGGTGAGGGGCTGGGCACGCAGagcagagacagggaaggacacgCACGGGAAAGCAGGGGCGCGGAGGAGAGAGGGCGGAGAGAGAGGAGACGGGCTGAGCCAGGGGAAGGagcctccctccctgtccctgggATCACGGAACGTGGTCGAACTCCTACCCGTGCTGGGCCCGGAGCTGGGCGCCAGGCTGCCCGGGCGAGGACCCGCCTGGCCTTCAGGTTGGTCAGCATCGAGCAGCGCTGGGTGATGCTTCTGCCGCCGGATGAGCCTGAGCTGGAAGGTGGAGGGACCACGCGGAGGGGTGTACGTGGCCTCGT GTGTTCCTGCCATTCTGAGCATGCCCAGTGGCTGCAGAGGAACTTCTTCCCGTTGGAAACGGGTACAGGAGAAGGTGAAAGAAAGGATTTAG TTTCAGGGCCCACCCACTGCCCCCCAACTGCTGCTCCCGAGACAGACCACACATGCCTGAATATTAGCGTGACAGAGGTTGTCAAGACCTCCAACTTGGCAGGAAGGTCCTTCTCT ACGGTGACAAACACCTTCCGGTCGGCTAACGTCCAGATCCAAAGCCAGGACCAGAGGCTGCTGACACTGTTGCTGGACAAGGACAGTTGCCGCGCGTACAGGGATGTGG
- the PIK3R6 gene encoding phosphoinositide 3-kinase regulatory subunit 6 isoform X7, whose amino-acid sequence MYVLTKATGITEELHRRTYAFCTRLLTLPAPYCTIALDCAIRLKTETAVPGTLYQRLVIAEQNLRSELYPYRERVFLFVDPELVSPSVCSALLLEIEAAQGQQTPEACMRHVVSHALQAALGEACEAGVLQRKLQTSSPRALEHYFHAVVAAVEQMASEPSPSREGHLERLEEIYCSLLGPAAAARGRCGACPSGEPPQDRLPSIPLPSPHITFHLWTNEEQLWKELVLFLRPRSQLRLSADLEALDLQGLLPDWELARASMLSTDSGIERDLPWGADEPPTPGSPEVEQARLKRKGGIKKRVWPPDILMPGSWDGPPGLHQRTGRPSGDRGLLPGVSRLHTARVLVLGDDRMLGRLARAYHSLRKRETQKFCLTPRLSLQLYYIPVLASEKPTASRRSELGEVAAFLGRADPWYESIVNTLCPAIHKLAEMPLSLDTSQPVDPFILDAITYYVRMGTQPIYFQIYAVKIFLSDLSQDPAEDIFLTELKVKIQDSKFPGESLSPRRRGVAEGPGAELSVRYQKALLSHRTREVTVSLRATGLVLKALPAGDTEGEGLGTQSRDREGHARESRGAEERGRRERRRAEPGEGASLPVPGITERGRTPTRAGPGAGRQAARARTRLAFRLVSIEQRWVMLLPPDEPELEGGGTTRRGVRGLVCSCHSEHAQWLQRNFFPLETGTGEGERKDLVSGPTHCPPTAAPETDHTCLNISVTEVVKTSNLAGRSFSTVTNTFRSANVQIQSQDQRLLTLLLDKDSCRAYRDVARFEVAPCPEPCSGAQKSKVLGLSSHQEEIERTKAKAKPLRMPINTFSGIVQ is encoded by the exons ATGTACGTGCTCACTAAG GCCACGGGCATCACAGAGGAGCTCCACCGGAGAACCTACGCCTTCTGCACGAGGTTGCTGACCCTGCCCGCCCCCTACTGCACCATCGCCCTGGACTGCGCCATAAGGCTGAAAACGGAGACGGCCGTCCCAG GGACACTGTACCAGAGGCTGGTCATTGCCGAGCAGAACCTGAGGAGTGAGCTGTACCCCTACCGGGAGAG AGTGTTCCTCTTCGTGGATCCTGAGCTGGTGTCTCCCTCCGTGTGCAGTGCCCTGCTGCTGGAGATTGAGGCGGCCCAGGGGCAGCAGACACCAGAGGCCTGCATGCGCCACGTGGTCTCCCACGCCCTGCAGGCGGCGCTGGGGGAGGCCTGCGAGGCAGGTGTGCTGCAAAGGAAGCTTCAG ACCAGCTCCCCCCGCGCCCTGGAGCACTATTTCCACGCCGTGGTGGCAGCCGTGGAGCAGATGGCCAGCGAGCCCAGCCCGAGCCGGGAGGGCCACCTGGAGAGGCTGGAGGAGATTTACTGCTCGCTGCTGGGGCCGGCGGCCGCCGCCAGGGGACGCTGCGGCG CCTGTCCTTCAGGTGAGCCCCCCCAGGACCGGCTTCCAAGcatccctctgcccagcccccatATCACCTTCCACCTGTGGACCAATGAGGAACAGCTCT GGAAGGAACTGGTTCTCTTCCTGCGCCCGCGATCCCAGCTGCGCCTCAGTGCAGACTTGGAAGCCTTGGATCTGCAGGGCCTCCTGCCAGACTGGGAGTTGGCCCGGGCGTCCATGCTGTCCACCGACAGCGGCATCGAGCGGGACCTTCCGTGGGGGGCCGACGAGCCGCCCACACCTGGCAGCCCCGAGGTGGAGCAAGCCAGGCTGAAGCGCAAAGGGGGCATCAAGAAGCGGGTGTGGCCCCCGGACATCCTGATGCCCGGCAGCTGGGATGGGCCCCCGGGGCTGCACCAGAGGACTGGCAGGCCCAGCGGGGATAGGGGGCTGCTGCCTGGGGTCTCCCGGCTGCACACGGCCCGGGTGCTGGTGCTAGGGGACGACCGGATGCTGGGGCGTCTGGCCCGGGCCTACCACAGCCTCAG GAAACGAGAGACCCAGAAGTTCTGCCTCACCCCCAGACTCAGCCTGCAGCTCTACTACATCCCTGTGCTGGCATCTGAG AAGCCCACAGCATCCAGGCGTTCGGAGCTCGGAGAGGTGGCTGCGTTCCTGGGCCGCGCAGACCCGTGGTATGAGAGCATCGTCAACACCCTGTGCCCCGCCATCCACAAGCTGGCAGAGATG CCTCTCTCCCTGGACACGTCCCAGCCCGTAGACCCCTTCATCCTGGATGCCATCACCTACTATGTTCGCATGGGCACCCAACCCATCTATTTCCAGATCTACGCAGTCAAG ATCTTCCTCAGTGACCTGAGCCAGGACCCTGCAGAGGACATCTTCCTCACCGAGCTCAAAGTCAAGATCCAGGACTCCAAGTTCCCCGGAG AGAGCCTTTCACCCCGGAGGAGGGGTGTGGCCGAGGGTCCAGGGGCTGAGCTCTCTGTTCGCTACCAGAAG gccctgctcaGCCACCGCACCCGAGAGGTCACCGTCTCCCTGCGGGCCACCGGGCTGGTCCTAAAGGCCCTTCCAGCCGGTGACACTGAAGGTGAGGGGCTGGGCACGCAGagcagagacagggaaggacacgCACGGGAAAGCAGGGGCGCGGAGGAGAGAGGGCGGAGAGAGAGGAGACGGGCTGAGCCAGGGGAAGGagcctccctccctgtccctgggATCACGGAACGTGGTCGAACTCCTACCCGTGCTGGGCCCGGAGCTGGGCGCCAGGCTGCCCGGGCGAGGACCCGCCTGGCCTTCAGGTTGGTCAGCATCGAGCAGCGCTGGGTGATGCTTCTGCCGCCGGATGAGCCTGAGCTGGAAGGTGGAGGGACCACGCGGAGGGGTGTACGTGGCCTCGT GTGTTCCTGCCATTCTGAGCATGCCCAGTGGCTGCAGAGGAACTTCTTCCCGTTGGAAACGGGTACAGGAGAAGGTGAAAGAAAGGATTTAG TTTCAGGGCCCACCCACTGCCCCCCAACTGCTGCTCCCGAGACAGACCACACATGCCTGAATATTAGCGTGACAGAGGTTGTCAAGACCTCCAACTTGGCAGGAAGGTCCTTCTCT ACGGTGACAAACACCTTCCGGTCGGCTAACGTCCAGATCCAAAGCCAGGACCAGAGGCTGCTGACACTGTTGCTGGACAAGGACAGTTGCCGCGCGTACAGGGATGTGG
- the PIK3R6 gene encoding phosphoinositide 3-kinase regulatory subunit 6 isoform X11 — protein MESGVKQGVRSLLPCRVFLFVDPELVSPSVCSALLLEIEAAQGQQTPEACMRHVVSHALQAALGEACEAGVLQRKLQTSSPRALEHYFHAVVAAVEQMASEPSPSREGHLERLEEIYCSLLGPAAAARGRCGACPSGEPPQDRLPSIPLPSPHITFHLWTNEEQLWKELVLFLRPRSQLRLSADLEALDLQGLLPDWELARASMLSTDSGIERDLPWGADEPPTPGSPEVEQARLKRKGGIKKRVWPPDILMPGSWDGPPGLHQRTGRPSGDRGLLPGVSRLHTARVLVLGDDRMLGRLARAYHSLRKRETQKFCLTPRLSLQLYYIPVLASEKPTASRRSELGEVAAFLGRADPWYESIVNTLCPAIHKLAEMPLSLDTSQPVDPFILDAITYYVRMGTQPIYFQIYAVKIFLSDLSQDPAEDIFLTELKVKIQDSKFPGESLSPRRRGVAEGPGAELSVRYQKALLSHRTREVTVSLRATGLVLKALPAGDTEGEGLGTQSRDREGHARESRGAEERGRRERRRAEPGEGASLPVPGITERGRTPTRAGPGAGRQAARARTRLAFRLVSIEQRWVMLLPPDEPELEGGGTTRRGVRGLVCSCHSEHAQWLQRNFFPLETGTGEGERKDLVSGPTHCPPTAAPETDHTCLNISVTEVVKTSNLAGRSFSTVTNTFRSANVQIQSQDQRLLTLLLDKDSCRAYRDVARFEVAPCPEPCSGAQKSKVLGLSSHQEEIERTKAKAKPLRMPINTFSGIVQ, from the exons ATGGAGTCGGGGGTGAAGCAGGGGGTGCGTAGCCTCCTGCCCTGCAG AGTGTTCCTCTTCGTGGATCCTGAGCTGGTGTCTCCCTCCGTGTGCAGTGCCCTGCTGCTGGAGATTGAGGCGGCCCAGGGGCAGCAGACACCAGAGGCCTGCATGCGCCACGTGGTCTCCCACGCCCTGCAGGCGGCGCTGGGGGAGGCCTGCGAGGCAGGTGTGCTGCAAAGGAAGCTTCAG ACCAGCTCCCCCCGCGCCCTGGAGCACTATTTCCACGCCGTGGTGGCAGCCGTGGAGCAGATGGCCAGCGAGCCCAGCCCGAGCCGGGAGGGCCACCTGGAGAGGCTGGAGGAGATTTACTGCTCGCTGCTGGGGCCGGCGGCCGCCGCCAGGGGACGCTGCGGCG CCTGTCCTTCAGGTGAGCCCCCCCAGGACCGGCTTCCAAGcatccctctgcccagcccccatATCACCTTCCACCTGTGGACCAATGAGGAACAGCTCT GGAAGGAACTGGTTCTCTTCCTGCGCCCGCGATCCCAGCTGCGCCTCAGTGCAGACTTGGAAGCCTTGGATCTGCAGGGCCTCCTGCCAGACTGGGAGTTGGCCCGGGCGTCCATGCTGTCCACCGACAGCGGCATCGAGCGGGACCTTCCGTGGGGGGCCGACGAGCCGCCCACACCTGGCAGCCCCGAGGTGGAGCAAGCCAGGCTGAAGCGCAAAGGGGGCATCAAGAAGCGGGTGTGGCCCCCGGACATCCTGATGCCCGGCAGCTGGGATGGGCCCCCGGGGCTGCACCAGAGGACTGGCAGGCCCAGCGGGGATAGGGGGCTGCTGCCTGGGGTCTCCCGGCTGCACACGGCCCGGGTGCTGGTGCTAGGGGACGACCGGATGCTGGGGCGTCTGGCCCGGGCCTACCACAGCCTCAG GAAACGAGAGACCCAGAAGTTCTGCCTCACCCCCAGACTCAGCCTGCAGCTCTACTACATCCCTGTGCTGGCATCTGAG AAGCCCACAGCATCCAGGCGTTCGGAGCTCGGAGAGGTGGCTGCGTTCCTGGGCCGCGCAGACCCGTGGTATGAGAGCATCGTCAACACCCTGTGCCCCGCCATCCACAAGCTGGCAGAGATG CCTCTCTCCCTGGACACGTCCCAGCCCGTAGACCCCTTCATCCTGGATGCCATCACCTACTATGTTCGCATGGGCACCCAACCCATCTATTTCCAGATCTACGCAGTCAAG ATCTTCCTCAGTGACCTGAGCCAGGACCCTGCAGAGGACATCTTCCTCACCGAGCTCAAAGTCAAGATCCAGGACTCCAAGTTCCCCGGAG AGAGCCTTTCACCCCGGAGGAGGGGTGTGGCCGAGGGTCCAGGGGCTGAGCTCTCTGTTCGCTACCAGAAG gccctgctcaGCCACCGCACCCGAGAGGTCACCGTCTCCCTGCGGGCCACCGGGCTGGTCCTAAAGGCCCTTCCAGCCGGTGACACTGAAGGTGAGGGGCTGGGCACGCAGagcagagacagggaaggacacgCACGGGAAAGCAGGGGCGCGGAGGAGAGAGGGCGGAGAGAGAGGAGACGGGCTGAGCCAGGGGAAGGagcctccctccctgtccctgggATCACGGAACGTGGTCGAACTCCTACCCGTGCTGGGCCCGGAGCTGGGCGCCAGGCTGCCCGGGCGAGGACCCGCCTGGCCTTCAGGTTGGTCAGCATCGAGCAGCGCTGGGTGATGCTTCTGCCGCCGGATGAGCCTGAGCTGGAAGGTGGAGGGACCACGCGGAGGGGTGTACGTGGCCTCGT GTGTTCCTGCCATTCTGAGCATGCCCAGTGGCTGCAGAGGAACTTCTTCCCGTTGGAAACGGGTACAGGAGAAGGTGAAAGAAAGGATTTAG TTTCAGGGCCCACCCACTGCCCCCCAACTGCTGCTCCCGAGACAGACCACACATGCCTGAATATTAGCGTGACAGAGGTTGTCAAGACCTCCAACTTGGCAGGAAGGTCCTTCTCT ACGGTGACAAACACCTTCCGGTCGGCTAACGTCCAGATCCAAAGCCAGGACCAGAGGCTGCTGACACTGTTGCTGGACAAGGACAGTTGCCGCGCGTACAGGGATGTGG